In a genomic window of Rhinolophus ferrumequinum isolate MPI-CBG mRhiFer1 chromosome 2, mRhiFer1_v1.p, whole genome shotgun sequence:
- the RTP1 gene encoding receptor-transporting protein 1: MRIFRPWRLRCPALHLPSLSVFSLRWSLPSHATDETMCKSVTTDEWKKVFYEKMEEAKPADSWDLIIDPNLKHNVLAPGWKQYLELHASGRFHCSWCWHTWQSPHVVILFHMHLDRAQRAGSVRMRVFKQLCYECGTARLDESSMLEENIESLVDNLITSLREQCYGERGGQYRIHVASRQDNRRHRGEFCEACQEGIVHWKPSEKLLEEEATTYTFTRAPSPTKPQAEAGSGCNFCSIPWCLFWATVLLLIIYLQFSFRSSV, translated from the exons ATGAGGATTTTTAGACCGTGGAGATTGCGCTGCCCGGCCCTGCACCTGCCTTCGCTCTCTGTGTTCTCGCTCAGGTGGAGCTTGCCCTCCCACGCCACTGACGAGACCATGTGTAAAAGTGTGACCACAGATGAATGGAAGAAAGTCTTCTATGAGAAGATGGAGGAGGCAAAGCCGGCTGATAGCTGGGACCTCATCATAGACCCCAACCTCAAGCACAATGTGCTGGCCCCTGGCTGGAAGCAGTACCTGGAATTGCATGCCTCGGGCAG GTTTCACTGCTCCTGGTGCTGGCACACCTGGCAGTCTCCCCACGTGGTCATCCTCTTCCACATGCACCTGGACCGCGCCCAGCGCGCGGGCTCTGTGCGCATGCGTGTCTTCAAGCAGCTGTGCTACGAGTGCGGCACCGCGCGGCTGGACGAGTCGAGCATGCTGGAGGAGAACATTGAAAGCCTGGTGGACAACCTCATCACCAGCCTGCGCGAGCAGTGCTACGGAGAGCGCGGCGGCCAGTACCGCATCCACGTGGCCAGCCGCCAGGACAACAGGCGGCACCGCGGCGAGTTCTGTGAGGCCTGCCAGGAGGGCATCGTGCACTGGAAGCCCAGCGAGAAGCTGCTGGAGGAGGAGGCGACTACCTACACCTTCACGCGGGCACCCAGTCCCACCAAGCCGCAAGCTGAAGCGGGTTCTGGATGCAACTTCTGTTCTATCCCCTGGTGCTTGTTTTGGGCGACAGTCCTGCTCCTGATCATCTACTTGCAGTTCTCCTTCCGCAGCTCTGTCTAA